ttaagttcACCGTCAATGTTAATAATTACAGCACATTGAATTAAGGATAAGATAAGAATGAATGCACAGTGAACAAGGAATGAATTATGTgtaatatttttgtatattttagtACCATCATTTTTTTGTATAAGACATGTTTTTATACTAATAACATCTTAAAACACAAATCTtgtattatgtataatttattgcacattaaattttaaaaattatacaacaattctaaaattttagtcagtagtaatttaatattcataATATTGTAGCTCAAATTATGTATGTGCTCAGATATCAATTGTGAATCCTTCTATACTATTGTACAAATAGTATGTATTAATGTATTATGTGCTGTATATTAATGTATTACTATAATATGCAGCTCAAATTTTCAATCCGTCTATACTATTTTGAAGagttaattgattaaaataataaatgcaaCAAGTACAAAAAGATTTGAACCAAGGTACTAAGGGAAAAGAGCAAGGTATGAGGTAAAAAAGAGATTCAAAATTGCTAACAACAGGATTTGAACCAAGGTACTAAAGGAAAGAGCAAGCATCTTAACCAACTAAGCTAAACTAATTAGTTGATATAAGAGTATTTTTATTATCTTAATTATATTACGTTAAGCTCTAATGATTTATCGGACATATTCCATACATGTGtcaaataagaaaaaataatacAATAATTCTGTAAAAAAAATTCCGGTGTTTACTTCAAATAAGTAAGGGAAATAAtgatttaaatgttttaaaattacattttaaatcgaaaaaatcaaaatttagtgGCAAAAAAGAATGTTTTTCGACAAAAACAACGGCAAACCGCCATGGTATAAACCTAAAGAGTGGAAATTTGGGGATGAGAAATCGTAAGTTATCTAGCTTGATGTTTGCACTAccatattttttctattttgtgtTTTCATACTATTATGTTCTTCCCTTCAAGTATTTAAAGACGATCCGGTTCACTTATTATAGTCTTCAAAATCTTGCTCAATATATCAACACAAACAAAGTTAGTTTTTATTTGTTGTTGCTCATATCCATTCTATGAGTGTTTTGTACTTTCTCGCCATTGTTATATTCATCGAGGTTTCCATGTGCGCTCTTGCTTAGTACCAACActgaaagtttcttctctttttctttttttgacaaAAACGACCCAAAGGTCAACACTTATCCTTAATCGCTTGGACCAAATTAAATTCGTTAAGCTTTTTACAAGCTTTATTAACATAGCAGCCCAAAATGGTAATGTCTTGGTCCCTCTTATTAACCGCGTTGACAAGAGACGCACTGTCAGATTCCAATATGAGCTTATCCACCTTCAGCTTTAAAGCCAGATTTAAACCTTCCACAAAAGCGTCAAATTTCGCCCATTTAACGTCTTGAATTTTATCCGTAAAACTATAGCTACCCCCGACCACAAAGCCATCATGGTCTCTGGAAATGGCCCCGTACCCAGATTTCCCATCCACAACCGCCGCGTCGACGTTAATCTTAATAACACCAGCTGGAGGTATAGTCCACCCTTTACATACCGGGGTTAAAGGGATAACAGGGGGTGCTGCAAAATTAAAAATACGGAAATCTTTGCTAAGAGCCTGCGCTCTTTCCCAAACCACCATGGCCATGTCTTCCTTCCCCTGAAAAACCAGATTGTTTCATCATTCCAGTTAGTTCCAGAGGAGGGTGAAAAATCGGCCGCTACTTTTTGTCCAACACACGCAGAACATCTTCCACCGGTTGATGCACCGCTCATATCTTCCATCAATCACCGTTATTTATCCCCGATCATGAGTATCTCTCGAACTTTAGGGCAATCTTTCGAGCGTGGATGAGTGTTTCCTTCTCATTTGTTGCATCCGGGGCGAGCTTGCGAGAACTCTTGACGGATCACGAGCAATATTATCGTAGGTAGGCGTAATATTATGACAGATCCTCCAGCTAAAGACTTTAATTTTAGAAAGCATTTTTAACTTCCATATAATTCTCCAAATCAATCTGTGAGGGTCGTAGCCTATTCTTCTAAGTAATAACCATGAATAAGATGATTTTGAGGTGTAAACCGACAAACCGACTCCCCATTGAGACCTTCGATACCTCAGTGATCCCTGCGAATGTCGATAGATTTACCATCCCCAATCTGCCACAGAAAGCCATCCTTGAGGGCGTTAATCGCTTTAGCAATGCTAGAACAAGTAAAAGATGGCTTCTCACAATATTTTGGTCTAAGCACATCACCCTCCAGGAAATATTTCGCGCTCAACACCTTAGAGCATAGAGTCTCCTTACAATGCATAAGCCTCCAGACTTGTCTACCAATCTTTTTCATGTGTTATTAGCATCGTTATTGCTAATTTTACTAATGTCTGACAACTGTCAGATTATT
Above is a genomic segment from Gossypium arboreum isolate Shixiya-1 chromosome 8, ASM2569848v2, whole genome shotgun sequence containing:
- the LOC108450896 gene encoding uncharacterized protein LOC108450896; protein product: MAFCGRLGMVNLSTFAGITEGKEDMAMVVWERAQALSKDFRIFNFAAPPVIPLTPVCKGWTIPPAGVIKINVDAAVVDGKSGYGAISRDHDGFVVGGSYSFTDKIQDVKWAKFDAFVEGLNLALKLKVDKLILESDSASLVNAVNKRDQDITILGCYVNKACKKLNEFNLVQAIKDKC